A section of the Pectinophora gossypiella chromosome 11, ilPecGoss1.1, whole genome shotgun sequence genome encodes:
- the LOC126370787 gene encoding uncharacterized protein LOC126370787 produces MSKRKSPSNIEDEFSRLFKKMKKLEKKIRVHNDTTNPEPGPPRPDPGEGTSSRPPDTYFTPPRDTSEHDVLELFEDESPAGAEKNTPPDEQGSGVISFAEQNYDHNILDLEPSDQPARITPLRADQISNADVNEPSQSIVLDDDVLEILGEDPTATLKYGPDIRTELASRFQHIATEGLPREDRKKLIEKYPLPANCLHVGAPTINPEIKAALTDNIIKRDKGIESKQKEMASAITCLTDIISIHLNSKDKDNQVLQKLMDIGRILCDIQHGDSITRRNFILFAVKNDMQEHLKSTKIDTSLFGQNLSDTLKSAKAVNKSGADLKIPEANKNIPKKAKPTQPLNRRAAATSRRPAGAAPTTRGRAAAAAPRAPFPGQPQPAPAFRTSSTQPQAAAQPQQQPRRRY; encoded by the exons atgtctaaaCGTAAATCGCCAAGTAATATTGAAGACGAATTTAGTCGACTTTTTAAGAAAATGAAGAAGCTGGAGAAAAAGATTCGTGTCCACAATGACACGACAAACCCAGAACCAG GGCCACCAAGGCCAGATCCTGGTGAAGGAACATCTTCAAGACCACCAGACACCTACTTCACGCCGCCGCGTGATACATCGGAACATGATGTACTGGAACTATTCGAAGACGAATCTCCTGCGGGCGCTGAAAAGAATACACCGCCCGACGAGCAGGGATCTGGTGTTATTTCGTTTGCCGAACAAAACTATGATCATAATATATTGGACTTGGAGCCTTCGGACCAACCCGCCCGAATTACGCCTCTCAGGGCTGATCAAATATCGAATGCTGATGTGAATGAACCCAGCCAGTCTATAGTTTTAGACGACGACGTATTAGAAATCCTAGGCGAGGATCCCACTGCGACACTTAAATATGGTCCGGACATCCGGACAGAGCTGGCCTCTAGGTTTCAGCACATAGCAACCGAAGGTTTACCTAGAGAAGATCGCAAGAAGCTCATTGAGAAATACCCTTTACCGGCGAACTGTCTTCATGTGGGTGCTCCCACCATTAATCCAGAAATCAAAGCGGCTTTGACGGATAACATCATTAAAAGAGATAAAGGGATTGAATCTAAACAAAAAGAAATGGCTAGCGCAATAACATGCTTAACTGACATTATCTCGATCCACCTTAATTCAAAAGATAAGGATAACCAGGTGTTACAAAAACTTATGGACATCGGACGCATCCTCTGCGACATTCAGCACGGAGATTCCATCACCAGGCGGAATTTTATTCTGTTCGCAGTCAAAAATGACATGCAAGAACACTTAAAGAGTACTAAAATTGACACCTCTTTGTTCGGACAAAATCTATCGGACACGCTAAAATCAGCTAAGGCTGTAAACAAGTCCGGCGCTGACTTGAAGATACCAGAGGCCAATAAGAATATCCCTAAAAAAGCGAAACCTACGCAACCTTTAAACCGCAGAGCCGCCGCTACCTCGCGCAGGCCAGCGGGAGCGGCGCCGACCACACGCGGCCGTGCAGCAGCGGCAGCCCCGCGCGCACCCTTCCCGGGCCAGCCGCAGCCCGCGCCCGCATTCAGGACGTCGTCGACGCAGCCGCAAGCAGCGGCGCAGCCACAGCAGCAGCCTCGTCGACGCTATTAG